The window TCTTTTGGTCATAGAGAAAAGAGGAGAGTATCACGGAGGAGAGCGGTATTAGAGTCAAAAGATTTTGTCACGAATGGGCACTAATAAAAGATAGGGGAATTAACACGAATAAGGACAAAACCTTTTGGTCACAGAGAACACAGAGAAAAGAAGAGAGTATCACGGAGGGGAGCGGTATAGAGTCAAAGGATTTTGTCACGAATGGACACCAATAAAAGATAGGGGAATTAGCACGAATAAGGCAAAATCTTTTGGTCACAGAGAAAAGAAGAGAGTATCACGGAGGGGAGCGGTATAGAGTCAAAAGATTTTGTCACGAATGGATACTAATAAAAGATAGGAAAATTAGCACGAATAAGGACAAAACCTTTGCTCACAGAGGATGCAGAGAAAAGAAGAGAGTATCACGGAGGGGAGCGGTATAGAGTCAAAGGATTTTGTCACGAATGGATACCAATAAAAGAGATAAATTAACACGAATAAGGACAAAACCCTTTGGTCACAGAGAAAAGAAGAGAGTATCACGGGGGAGAGCGATATTAGCGTCAAAAGATTTTGTCACGAATGAACACTAATAAAAGAGATAAATTAACACGAATAAGGACAAAACCTTTTGGTTACAGAGAAAAGAAGAAGTTTCACAGAGTGAAAATAAATTTTTTTTAATTTTCAGACTACTTTCCCCTTTAAAAAATGCCGTTAAGAAATCATCTTGTGAAATCCACTTTCATTGAAATAAGGAGGTTTACCGACTATATTTCAATAGAAAGTTAGTTCAGAAGTGATTTCAGGTATTTTTTAGGGGTGCCTTTTCTTTGGTTACTTTCTTTGGGCAAGCAAAGAAAGTAACAGAGCTTTGGAGAAAGTCGATAGTTTAATTTCAAATAAAGGTAGAAACTTGGGTTAATCTATTAAAAAGAATTGACTTGACATATGTAGAATAGGTATATATACTCTTCAAAAGTGATGTGCATATGTTTAAATTTGTTTTATGAAAAGAGGTAGTGTAATGAAAACCAAAAACTTTAAATCCAGATTAATTTATTCAATAGAGTATATTTTTTCAAAAAAACTCCTTATTGTAGAGCTCAATAAAGGCGGGATTTATAAATATTTTGGTGTAGCTTTTTCTGAATATCTAAAGTTGAGGTTTTCCAAATCTCCAGGATATTATTATACAAATTTCATTAAAAACAATGGTAAGTATAAAGTTGAAAAAAATGACAAAATCCCTCTGAAAATAAGATAGTTCATCTAAAATATTTAAAGGCTTTTTTAGTCACGAATCACAGGAATATATAAAAAATTAGAAAAGAGAGAAACTTTGGAAAATCCAAAATTTCTCTCTTTTATTTTTAAATAAATTTTTTAAGTGTATGAGATCTATTTTTGATGACTGTGAGGTGTAAATGGTGTTGTGATCTGATTAATTGAAGAAGAACTTGCAACTGCCAATCCTGCAGCCATACCTCCTGCATTTGAAGACTGGTTTCCAGAACCGGTAGAAGCTGAAGAGCCTGAACTCATTCCGAAGGCAGATGAAAAAGAAGCTCCGAGACCACTACCAGTGGAACCTCCTCCAGCAGGAGTTTGGGTAGAACTAACCTCAGAATTACCGCCAGAAGCAGAATCTCCCCCAGTAGAATCCCCTTCAGCAGCAATAACTACAGTGCTCAGCAAAAGCAAAACTCCAGATATTATTAAAAATATTTTTTTCTTATTTATAAATTCCATAAAAAACCTCCTTATAAAAATCTAGAATCTGAATCCAACTGCTAAAGAACCAATGAAACCTATCTCTTCTTCATCAGCTTCTTTGAAAAGATCTGTAAGAGCCAAACCTATACTTACAGGATAGTCAGGAAAGGGCACAAGACTCGTACCGAAAGTAGTGATACCTGTGGTGTAGTCGAGGATGAGACTCATCTGAGGATGGACATATACTGCACCAGACACAAAAGGGCCGATCTTGCTGTCTCTGTCATCATCAGTATTTATGTCCACAAAACTTTCGTTACCGAAACCTGCCGTCAGTATCACAGGAGCCGTATCATTTGGAAACAGTTTTGTGGCTGCAGCATAAAAACTTTCATCTAATTTATCTTCATGAGAATCGTGCCAGATGTCATAGTTTGACATACCTACAGCAACTCCCATTCCATACTCTGGGAAAGTGTGTCCAAGGCTTAGGTTAAGTGAACCTCTGTCGAAAGCTCCACCGTCAGAAGGATCGATACTTCCCACGGAAAGGGAGGCTGCTCCACCTACTGATTCAAAGGGATCTCCGAAACCAAAACCAAATGCTGCAGCTCCGTCAGTGTCGCTGTCTTTATGAACACCAGAAAGTGCGGCAAATCCCACTCCCCATCCTGGAACCAATCCAGAGGGTGCACCGAAAGTGAATCCAGGAACAGTTTTTAGCTGAGTGAAATCATCAACTAAATAAAAAAATTTGTCAGATTCAAATTTTGTTTCAGTTGTCCCTGCCTTTGATCTTAGCTCTGCCAGGGCAGCACTGGAACGGGAAAAATTATCTCCTTGAGCCATGGCGACAGAACTTATTATGAGTGCAGAGATTAAAGTGTTTTTCAATAACTTCATAAGTGCCCTCCTTAAAGTGTTGATTATAATTAAGTTATAGTATATATACCGACTTTTCAATGCAAGAAAAAAATATTTTTTCTTTATCATCTGTTTTGTGAATCGCTTATAAACAGGTGTGCAGTTTAATGATAGCTTTCAAAAAATATACAATTTTTTTTTGAAATATCCTTCGTTAGAGTCAAAAGATTTTGTCACGAATGGGCACTAATAAAAGATAGGGAAATTAGCACGAATAGAGATAAAAGCTTTTGGTCACAGAGGACACAGAGAAAAGAGTTTCACAGAGGGGAGCGGTATAGAGTCAAAAGATTTTGTCACGAATGGGCACTAATAAAAGATAGGGAAATTAACACGAATAAGGACAAAAGCTTTTGGTCACAGAGATAAAGAAGAGAGTATCACGGGGGAGAGCGATATTAGAGTCAAAAGATTTTGTCACGAATGGGCACTAATAAAAGATAGGGAAATTAGCACGAATAATAAAAAAACCTTTTGGTCACAGAGAACGCAGAGAAAAAGAGGGAGTTTCACAGAGTTGAACCCAAAAGTATTTATACTTTCTTTTTTGAGTGGTTTTTTATCCCTTTTTCCTTGCCATTGATAAAATCAGCGTTAAGAATGACCGAAGTGGAATCCTTAGATAAATTCGACTGTCTGAGCGTAGCGAGTAGCCAAAAAATAACGAGTGATACGAGTATATTTTCTGGTTCTCAGAAACTTGTTTTCTGAGTTTCCTTATTGCTATTGGATTTCCGAGGGCATTTAGCTGATTTTTCACGGGCTTGAACTTTTGGTTACTTTTCTTTCAAAAGAAAAGTAACGAATTCTTCTAAATTCAATACTTCAATTTAAAATAAGGGTAGCAACATTTTTTTTGAAACTGTACACTCTTAAAAAAGAGATAAATTTTTTTTAATAAACCAATAAAATATTGTTATAGAATAGTATTTTTGATATACTAATTTCGAACTGTGTTACAGATAAAAGTGACAGAAATGGAAAAAAAAGTTATATTTTTTGAAAAATAATAATTTTGAAAGATTAATAAAATAACATAAGCTGGAGGGGAAAATGTATAAAAAAAGCAGGTACGAGGAAGATATAAATACACACTGGATGGAAGAAGATGATGAAATAGAGCTTATGGATCTGCTGTTTATTCTCATCAGAAGGTGGAAAATGATAGTGGCAGTTGCTGTACCTGTAGTGGTAATAGGTCTGACATACGCTGTGATGAAACCCGCTATGTACAAAGCCGAGACTACACTCATGGTATCTAGTGGTCAGATATATTCTGTGGAAAAGCTGGACAACTCTGAAATATCAAAAAACCAAAAGCTGGTGTCATCATATACTGAGGTGGCCAGAAGTAAGAGTATCATGAAAAATGTAATCAAAAGGCTGGGACTAGAGGCGGAACCTGAAACTATAGCAAAACTTGTGAAAGTGACCCCCATAGAGGATACAGAGTTTATAAAGATAAGTTATACAGATAGAAATGCCCGGAAGGCGACTCTCATGGTAAATGAAGTATCTAAAGAGTTTATGCTTAAGATAAGAGAGCTGATGAATTTTGAAAATTTAAAAATAGTGGAAAAGGCGGAAATACCAACAAAGCCAGAATCTAGAAAGAGAGTACTTATAGTTGCTATATCTGGAGTCCTGGGAATTATGCTAGGTGTCTTTGGAGCCTTTTTGATGGAATTTATATACAGCAATGTAAGAAAGCCAGAGGATCTTCAAAAGATAATGGGATGTAAAGTTATCGCCAATGTCCCAGACTTTGAAAAAATAGAAGCAGAGGTGAAAAAATAATGGCAGAAAGAAAACTGTTTTTTAATTTAGATGACCAAGGTCCAATAGCAGAATCTCTGAGGGTACTGAGGACAAATATTCAGTTTATAGATGAAAAAGAGAAAAAAACCGTAGTGGTGACAAGCTCCATCCCTAAAGAGGGAAAGAGTTTTATCGCTGCAAACTATGCCATGAGTGAGGCTCTGGTTGGGAAAAAAGTACTGCTGCTAGACTGTGATCTCAGAAGACCGAGGGCCCATTCTAGTTTTGGAATAAAGGGTCACCATGGACTGGGAGAGGTCCTGATGGGTGAAAAAAACGTGGAAGATCTCATTGTAAGAGAGGTGGAGAGGAATCTAGACCTGCTTCCTACCAAGCATCTGGAGCATAATGTTACGGAACTGCTCCAGAGTAAGAAGATGAAGAGCTTGCTGAAAAAACTTCAGGAGAGTTACGATCTTGTGGTTATGGATACCGCACCACTTATTGTAGCCACAGATGCCGCCATATTATCAAAGGTATCAGACGGAGTAATATTCGTAAATGGATATGATATGACCTCGAAGAAAGAGCTTATGTATGCAAAGGAGATACTTTCCAGTGCCGGAGCCAATATCTACGGAATGGTAGTAAACAAGATAGATCACAGTGGTTATGGCTACGGCTACAAAAATCACGGATACTACAACTACAACTACAAATATTATCAGGATTATATAAAGGAAGATAAGTAATGATAGACCTGCATTGCCATATAATCCCCGGAATAGATGACGGCTCCCAAAGCCTGGAAGAATCTCTAGAGATGGCAAGAACAGCCTATAAACTGGGCTACAGAGAAATAATATGTACCTCTCACTATGGGTTTGGGAAATATGAGAATGAAAATTATAAAGAAAAATTTCATGAGTTGTCAGAGGCCTTAATAAAAGAGAAGATCCCAGTAAAAATCCACATGGGAAATGAACTCTATCTAGACCCAGAAGGACTGAAGGCAGCTGCAGATGGCAAGGTAAACACCCTGGGGGAAAGTAAGTATATTTTGGTGGAGGCTGTCCAGGGGATGACTTCTCAGTCACTTATAGGGGGAATAGAAAAAATCATTGAGCTGGGATACAAGCCTGTGCTGGCCCATGTAGAGAGATATTTCTTTCTTACAATGAGTGATGTGAGAAAAATGGAGGAGCTGGGAGTGGTTCTTCAGGTAAACCTGAGCTCTTTTTCCAACTCTCTAAAAAAAAGAACTGCGGCTCTTTTGGAAAACAGCTTGATCCATATAGTGGCATCTGATTCCCACGGGACCCAGAGGAGAAGCTATGAAGATGCAGCCC is drawn from uncultured Ilyobacter sp. and contains these coding sequences:
- a CDS encoding KTSC domain-containing protein, which produces MKTKNFKSRLIYSIEYIFSKKLLIVELNKGGIYKYFGVAFSEYLKLRFSKSPGYYYTNFIKNNGKYKVEKNDKIPLKIR
- a CDS encoding Wzz/FepE/Etk N-terminal domain-containing protein, translating into MYKKSRYEEDINTHWMEEDDEIELMDLLFILIRRWKMIVAVAVPVVVIGLTYAVMKPAMYKAETTLMVSSGQIYSVEKLDNSEISKNQKLVSSYTEVARSKSIMKNVIKRLGLEAEPETIAKLVKVTPIEDTEFIKISYTDRNARKATLMVNEVSKEFMLKIRELMNFENLKIVEKAEIPTKPESRKRVLIVAISGVLGIMLGVFGAFLMEFIYSNVRKPEDLQKIMGCKVIANVPDFEKIEAEVKK
- a CDS encoding CpsD/CapB family tyrosine-protein kinase, which gives rise to MAERKLFFNLDDQGPIAESLRVLRTNIQFIDEKEKKTVVVTSSIPKEGKSFIAANYAMSEALVGKKVLLLDCDLRRPRAHSSFGIKGHHGLGEVLMGEKNVEDLIVREVERNLDLLPTKHLEHNVTELLQSKKMKSLLKKLQESYDLVVMDTAPLIVATDAAILSKVSDGVIFVNGYDMTSKKELMYAKEILSSAGANIYGMVVNKIDHSGYGYGYKNHGYYNYNYKYYQDYIKEDK
- a CDS encoding CpsB/CapC family capsule biosynthesis tyrosine phosphatase — its product is MIDLHCHIIPGIDDGSQSLEESLEMARTAYKLGYREIICTSHYGFGKYENENYKEKFHELSEALIKEKIPVKIHMGNELYLDPEGLKAAADGKVNTLGESKYILVEAVQGMTSQSLIGGIEKIIELGYKPVLAHVERYFFLTMSDVRKMEELGVVLQVNLSSFSNSLKKRTAALLENSLIHIVASDSHGTQRRSYEDAALGLKQLEKIVKKERMELLTEINPKRILEDCQIEGGGNEEEQDINSSFFSRFFGKFFRR